Part of the Nevskiales bacterium genome, GGAAGAACCAGGACAGCAGCGGAATGTTGAAGATCTTGTAGTACATCACGAAGCGCGCCGGCCGGCGCACGCTGCCGCCGACGATCAGCGCATCCACGTAGCTGACATGGTTGCACACCAGCACGCAGGGCCCCTCGTCCGGGATCTTCTCCAGCCCGCGTGTGCGCAGGCGATACATCGTGTGCATCAGCAGCCAGATCATGAAGCGGACCAGGAACTCCGGCACCAGCTTGTAGATGAACAGCGCCACGGCGGCGTTGAACAGTGCGGTGACCAGGAACAGCTGCGGGATGTTGAGGCCGGCCTTCAGCAGGCCGATGGCGACCGCCGCCGACAGCACCATGAAGGCCGCATTCAGGATGTTGTTGCAGGCGATGACACGCGAACGATGCGAGGGCTCGCTGCGGCTCTGGATCAGCGCGTACAGCGGCACGATGTAGAAGCCGCCGAACATGCCCAGCAGCACTACGTCCCAGATCACCCGCCAGCCTTCCGGTTTCTGCAGGAAGCCGGCGACGTCCACCAGCGCGCCGCTGGCCTGGCCCGGCACGGCGAAGAACAGGTCGATACTGAATACCGTCATGCCGATCGAGCCGAAGGGCACCAGGCCGATTTCGACCTTGTGCCCGGACAGGCGCTCGCACAACAGCGAGCCGATGCCGACGCCGAGCGAGAACAGCGTCAGCAGCAGCGTGACCACCTCGGCCGTGCCACCGAGGTTCTCCTTGGTGTAGACCGGCAGCTGGGTCAGGTAAGTCGCGCCGAAGAACCAGAACCAGGACACGCCGAGGATCGACAGGAATACCGTGCGGTTGCCGCTGGTGAAGCGGATGTTGCGCCAGGTCTCGGTGATCGGGTTCCAGTTGATCTTCAGACCCGGGTCGGTGGCCGGCGCTTTCGGAATGCCCAGGCTGGCGAGAAAGCCGAGCACGGCCACCGCCAGCACGGTCGCGGATACCGACAGCAGGCCGATGTCCTGCAGGCCGATCAGCACGCCGCCGGCCATCGTGCCGAGCAGGATGGCGAGGAAGGTGCCGGTCTCGACCAGCGCGTTACCGCCGACCAGCTCGGTCTCGTGCAGGTGTTGCGGCAGGATGCCGTACTTGGCCGGGCCGAACAGTGTGCTCTGGGTGCCCATCAGGAACAGCGCCGTGAACAGCAGCGGCAGGCTGTCGAGGTAAAAGCCCGTCACGCCCAGCAGCATGACGCCGATTTCCAGCGCCTTGG contains:
- a CDS encoding MFS transporter; this translates as MSAKNQFALLGQRRFGPFFLTQFLGAFNDNVFKNALVILLAFQVGSAAGLEASVLVNLAAGLFILPFFLFSATFGQLADKYEKSRLMRLAKALEIGVMLLGVTGFYLDSLPLLFTALFLMGTQSTLFGPAKYGILPQHLHETELVGGNALVETGTFLAILLGTMAGGVLIGLQDIGLLSVSATVLAVAVLGFLASLGIPKAPATDPGLKINWNPITETWRNIRFTSGNRTVFLSILGVSWFWFFGATYLTQLPVYTKENLGGTAEVVTLLLTLFSLGVGIGSLLCERLSGHKVEIGLVPFGSIGMTVFSIDLFFAVPGQASGALVDVAGFLQKPEGWRVIWDVVLLGMFGGFYIVPLYALIQSRSEPSHRSRVIACNNILNAAFMVLSAAVAIGLLKAGLNIPQLFLVTALFNAAVALFIYKLVPEFLVRFMIWLLMHTMYRLRTRGLEKIPDEGPCVLVCNHVSYVDALIVGGSVRRPARFVMYYKIFNIPLLSWFFRTVKAIPIAGMKENPEMMEQAFERVSQCLKEGEVVMIFPEGALTPDGEIAPFRPGIERIIQRDPVPVIPMALRGVWGSFFSRAHGPAMLKFPRRFWSRIELVVGDPVPPEAVTAAGLQQKVMELRGDWR